A single window of Gossypium hirsutum isolate 1008001.06 chromosome A10, Gossypium_hirsutum_v2.1, whole genome shotgun sequence DNA harbors:
- the LOC107896828 gene encoding uncharacterized protein isoform X2, translating to MITLEGRVYSCKHCFTHLALIDDIISKSFHCGHGKAYLFDKVVRITSQSCKSWYIFKQHVTAKGTTLVQQAEDAEQVLIRKIIKLHDKYMAYVADCFQNHTLFHKEKPTTLDCGPRTICRRHIMTSSYLYECLWEALQQRIRMITCS from the exons ATGATCACTCTTGAAGGACGCGTTTATAGCTGCAAGCACTGCTTTACCCATCTGGCTCTCATTGACGACATTATTTCTAAG TCTTTCCACTGCGGGCATGGAAAGGCTTATCTCTTTGATAAGGT TGTCAGAATAACCTCGCAGAGCTGCAAAAGTTGGTACATATTCAAGCAG CATGTTACTGCTAAAGGTACAACCTTGGTTCAACAGGCAGAAGATGCT GAACAG GTCCTTATAAGGAAAATAATCAAGCTGCACGACAAGTATATGGCATATGTGGCCGACTGTTTTCAAAACCATACTCTCTTCCACAAG GAAAAACCAACTACACTAGATTGCGGTCCAAGAACAATTTGCAGGAGGCACATAATGACTAGCTCCTACCTCTACGAATGCTTGTGGGAGGCATTGCAGCAGCGAATAAGGATGATAACATGCAGTTGA
- the LOC107896828 gene encoding uncharacterized protein isoform X1, which translates to MITLEGRVYSCKHCFTHLALIDDIISKSFHCGHGKAYLFDKVVRITSQSCKSWYIFKQHVTAKGTTLVQQAEDAASNAPGVQEQVLIRKIIKLHDKYMAYVADCFQNHTLFHKEKPTTLDCGPRTICRRHIMTSSYLYECLWEALQQRIRMITCS; encoded by the exons ATGATCACTCTTGAAGGACGCGTTTATAGCTGCAAGCACTGCTTTACCCATCTGGCTCTCATTGACGACATTATTTCTAAG TCTTTCCACTGCGGGCATGGAAAGGCTTATCTCTTTGATAAGGT TGTCAGAATAACCTCGCAGAGCTGCAAAAGTTGGTACATATTCAAGCAG CATGTTACTGCTAAAGGTACAACCTTGGTTCAACAGGCAGAAGATGCT GCTTCAAATGCTCCGGGTGTGCAGGAACAG GTCCTTATAAGGAAAATAATCAAGCTGCACGACAAGTATATGGCATATGTGGCCGACTGTTTTCAAAACCATACTCTCTTCCACAAG GAAAAACCAACTACACTAGATTGCGGTCCAAGAACAATTTGCAGGAGGCACATAATGACTAGCTCCTACCTCTACGAATGCTTGTGGGAGGCATTGCAGCAGCGAATAAGGATGATAACATGCAGTTGA
- the LOC107896828 gene encoding cullin-1 isoform X3 produces MITLEGRVYSCKHCFTHLALIDDIISKHVTAKGTTLVQQAEDAASNAPGVQEQVLIRKIIKLHDKYMAYVADCFQNHTLFHKEKPTTLDCGPRTICRRHIMTSSYLYECLWEALQQRIRMITCS; encoded by the exons ATGATCACTCTTGAAGGACGCGTTTATAGCTGCAAGCACTGCTTTACCCATCTGGCTCTCATTGACGACATTATTTCTAAG CATGTTACTGCTAAAGGTACAACCTTGGTTCAACAGGCAGAAGATGCT GCTTCAAATGCTCCGGGTGTGCAGGAACAG GTCCTTATAAGGAAAATAATCAAGCTGCACGACAAGTATATGGCATATGTGGCCGACTGTTTTCAAAACCATACTCTCTTCCACAAG GAAAAACCAACTACACTAGATTGCGGTCCAAGAACAATTTGCAGGAGGCACATAATGACTAGCTCCTACCTCTACGAATGCTTGTGGGAGGCATTGCAGCAGCGAATAAGGATGATAACATGCAGTTGA
- the LOC107896828 gene encoding uncharacterized protein isoform X4, with the protein MITLEGRVYSCKHCFTHLALIDDIISKSFHCGHGKAYLFDKVVRITSQSCKSWYIFKQHVTAKGTTLVQQAEDAASNAPGVQEQVLIRKIIKLHDKYMAYVADCFQNHTLFHKLHILGLI; encoded by the exons ATGATCACTCTTGAAGGACGCGTTTATAGCTGCAAGCACTGCTTTACCCATCTGGCTCTCATTGACGACATTATTTCTAAG TCTTTCCACTGCGGGCATGGAAAGGCTTATCTCTTTGATAAGGT TGTCAGAATAACCTCGCAGAGCTGCAAAAGTTGGTACATATTCAAGCAG CATGTTACTGCTAAAGGTACAACCTTGGTTCAACAGGCAGAAGATGCT GCTTCAAATGCTCCGGGTGTGCAGGAACAG GTCCTTATAAGGAAAATAATCAAGCTGCACGACAAGTATATGGCATATGTGGCCGACTGTTTTCAAAACCATACTCTCTTCCACAAG CTGCACATCCTAGGATTGATTTGA
- the LOC107896828 gene encoding uncharacterized protein isoform X6 — protein MITLEGRVYSCKHCFTHLALIDDIISKSFHCGHGKAYLFDKVVRITSQSCKSWYIFKQHVTAKGTTLVQQAEDAEQVLIRKIIKLHDKYMAYVADCFQNHTLFHK, from the exons ATGATCACTCTTGAAGGACGCGTTTATAGCTGCAAGCACTGCTTTACCCATCTGGCTCTCATTGACGACATTATTTCTAAG TCTTTCCACTGCGGGCATGGAAAGGCTTATCTCTTTGATAAGGT TGTCAGAATAACCTCGCAGAGCTGCAAAAGTTGGTACATATTCAAGCAG CATGTTACTGCTAAAGGTACAACCTTGGTTCAACAGGCAGAAGATGCT GAACAG GTCCTTATAAGGAAAATAATCAAGCTGCACGACAAGTATATGGCATATGTGGCCGACTGTTTTCAAAACCATACTCTCTTCCACAAG TGA
- the LOC107896828 gene encoding cullin-1 isoform X5: MITLEGRVYSCKHCFTHLALIDDIISKSFHCGHGKAYLFDKVVRITSQSCKSWYIFKQHVTAKGTTLVQQAEDAASNAPGVQEQVLIRKIIKLHDKYMAYVADCFQNHTLFHK; encoded by the exons ATGATCACTCTTGAAGGACGCGTTTATAGCTGCAAGCACTGCTTTACCCATCTGGCTCTCATTGACGACATTATTTCTAAG TCTTTCCACTGCGGGCATGGAAAGGCTTATCTCTTTGATAAGGT TGTCAGAATAACCTCGCAGAGCTGCAAAAGTTGGTACATATTCAAGCAG CATGTTACTGCTAAAGGTACAACCTTGGTTCAACAGGCAGAAGATGCT GCTTCAAATGCTCCGGGTGTGCAGGAACAG GTCCTTATAAGGAAAATAATCAAGCTGCACGACAAGTATATGGCATATGTGGCCGACTGTTTTCAAAACCATACTCTCTTCCACAAG TGA
- the LOC107896829 gene encoding transmembrane protein 87B isoform X1 translates to MLQDMKQRQFRWGRIKIPMFVVCFGLFLCFSNVNASIHEYRMEAFSPKSDAFFFHGGSEGLYASKLHEPTTDASSETKPSFKGKSIISFDPVTFVRPKETAKSHHQMQQNTGLVEAIILEVKDRARIGGSSLKSDAICCDKQLADQGSCNQGEVIIQHNPNNLGWPKRIKTFFQGDNEEAKMDVETVEINSTGMYYLYFMFCDPQLKGTLIKGRTVWKNPNGYLPGKMAPLMTFYGLMSLAYLVLGLAWFLRFVQFWKDIIHLHYHITLVIALGMCEMAVWYFEYSNFNSTGTRPMGITLWAVTFGSVKKTLSRLLLLVVSMGFGVVRPTLGGLTSKVVLLGLIYFIATEALELVEHLGNINDFSGKAKLVLVLPVAFLDACFILWIFSSLSKTLEKLQMRRNLAKLELYRKFTNALAVSVLLSIAWIGFELYFNATDPLSEFWQIAWIIPAFWNMLAYCLLVVICVLWAPSRNPTRYAYMEGMGEDSDEEGIALTGNSGDMAMKLERQAIGDDLEEDKRE, encoded by the exons ATGCTGCAAGATATGAAGCAGAGACAGTTTCGATGGGGAAGGATTAAGATTCCcatgtttgttgtttgttttGGTTTGTTTCTTTGCTTCTCAAATGTTAATGCTTCCATTCATGAGTATAGAATGGAAGCTTTTAGCCCAAAATCTGATGCTTTCTTTTTCCATGGAGGCAGTGAAGGTCTCTATGCTTCTAAGCTCCATGAACCCACCACTGATGCTTCTTCTGAAACCAAACCATCTTTCAAGGGGAAGTCCATCATCAg TTTTGATCCGGTCACCTTTGTGAGACCGAAAGAGACTGCAAAAAGCCATCATCAAATGCAGCAGAACACGGGATTAGTGGAAGCAATCATACTTGAAGTTAAAGATAGAGCAAGGATTGGAGGGTCTTCTTTAAAATCCGATGCCATTTGCTGCGACAAACAACTTGCGGACCAGGGGTCCTGCAACCAAGGTGAGGTTATCATCCAACATAACCCGAACAACCTTGGGTGGCCTAAACGGATTAAGACCTTTTTCCAAGGAGACAATGAAGAAGCTAAAATGGATGTTGAAACAGTTGAGATAAACAGCACCGGGATGTACTACCTTTATTTTATGTTCTGCGATCCCCAACTCAAGGGTACTCTTATTAAAGGAAGGACCGTCTGGAAGAACCCCAATGGTTATTTACCTGGGAAGATGGCTCCGTTGATGACATTTTATGGTCTCATGTCTTTGGCTTACCTTGTGCTTGGTCTTGCCTGGTTTCTAAGGTTCGTTCAGTTCTGGAAGGATATCATCCATTTACACTACCATATCACCCTTGTTATTGCACTTGGAATGTGTGAGATGGCTGTCTGGTACTTTGAATATTCTAATTTCAATTCAACTGGGACCAGACCAATGGGTATTACGTTGTGGGCAGTCACATTTGGCTCTGTTAAGAAAACTTTATCTCGCCTTCTTCTTTTGGTGGTTTCCATGGGCTTTGGTGTAGTGAGGCCAACACTTGGTGGCTTAACATCCAAAGTAGTTCTGCTTGGTCTGATATATTTTATTGCGACAGAGGCACTTGAGCTAGTAGAACACTTGGGGAACATTAATGACTTTTCTGGGAAAGCGAAGTTAGTTTTGGTACTACCTGTTGCGTTTTTGGATGCTTGTTTTATTCTATGGATTTTCTCATCACTGTCAAAAACTTTGGAGAAACTTCAG ATGAGGAGAAACTTGGCAAAATTGGAGTTATACCGCAAGTTCACTAATGCGCTTGCTGTGTCTGTGTTGCTTTCTATTGCTTGGATCGGTTTTGAG CTATACTTCAATGCAACTGATCCACTGAGTGAGTTTTGGCAAATTGCATGGATCATCCCAGCTTTCTGGAATATGCTTGCATACTGTCTCTTGGTGGTCATATGTGTTCTCTGGGCTCCTTCACGTAACCCAACGAG ATATGCATACATGGAGGGGATGGGTGAGGACTCCGATGAGGAGGGTATTGCATTGACCGGAAACAGTGGGGACATGGCAATGAAGCTGGAAAGGCAGGCAATCGGAGATGATCTTGAAGAGGATAAGCGTGAATAG
- the LOC107896829 gene encoding membrane protein PTM1 isoform X2, translating to MLQDMKQRQFRWGRIKIPMFVVCFGLFLCFSNVNASIHEYRMEAFSPKSDAFFFHGGSEGLYASKLHEPTTDASSETKPSFKGKSIISFDPVTFVRPKETAKSHHQMQQNTGLVEAIILEVKDRARIGGSSLKSDAICCDKQLADQGSCNQGEVIIQHNPNNLGWPKRIKTFFQGDNEEAKMDVETVEINSTGMYYLYFMFCDPQLKGTLIKGRTVWKNPNGYLPGKMAPLMTFYGLMSLAYLVLGLAWFLRFVQFWKDIIHLHYHITLVIALGMCEMAVWYFEYSNFNSTGTRPMGITLWAVTFGSVKKTLSRLLLLVVSMGFGVVRPTLGGLTSKVVLLGLIYFIATEALELVEHLGNINDFSGKAKLVLVLPVAFLDACFILWIFSSLSKTLEKLQMRRNLAKLELYRKFTNALAVSVLLSIAWIGFEEDGNWQALFVGMTFLQDAFQMKEKIKVYIMGVKKDFLFANCGT from the exons ATGCTGCAAGATATGAAGCAGAGACAGTTTCGATGGGGAAGGATTAAGATTCCcatgtttgttgtttgttttGGTTTGTTTCTTTGCTTCTCAAATGTTAATGCTTCCATTCATGAGTATAGAATGGAAGCTTTTAGCCCAAAATCTGATGCTTTCTTTTTCCATGGAGGCAGTGAAGGTCTCTATGCTTCTAAGCTCCATGAACCCACCACTGATGCTTCTTCTGAAACCAAACCATCTTTCAAGGGGAAGTCCATCATCAg TTTTGATCCGGTCACCTTTGTGAGACCGAAAGAGACTGCAAAAAGCCATCATCAAATGCAGCAGAACACGGGATTAGTGGAAGCAATCATACTTGAAGTTAAAGATAGAGCAAGGATTGGAGGGTCTTCTTTAAAATCCGATGCCATTTGCTGCGACAAACAACTTGCGGACCAGGGGTCCTGCAACCAAGGTGAGGTTATCATCCAACATAACCCGAACAACCTTGGGTGGCCTAAACGGATTAAGACCTTTTTCCAAGGAGACAATGAAGAAGCTAAAATGGATGTTGAAACAGTTGAGATAAACAGCACCGGGATGTACTACCTTTATTTTATGTTCTGCGATCCCCAACTCAAGGGTACTCTTATTAAAGGAAGGACCGTCTGGAAGAACCCCAATGGTTATTTACCTGGGAAGATGGCTCCGTTGATGACATTTTATGGTCTCATGTCTTTGGCTTACCTTGTGCTTGGTCTTGCCTGGTTTCTAAGGTTCGTTCAGTTCTGGAAGGATATCATCCATTTACACTACCATATCACCCTTGTTATTGCACTTGGAATGTGTGAGATGGCTGTCTGGTACTTTGAATATTCTAATTTCAATTCAACTGGGACCAGACCAATGGGTATTACGTTGTGGGCAGTCACATTTGGCTCTGTTAAGAAAACTTTATCTCGCCTTCTTCTTTTGGTGGTTTCCATGGGCTTTGGTGTAGTGAGGCCAACACTTGGTGGCTTAACATCCAAAGTAGTTCTGCTTGGTCTGATATATTTTATTGCGACAGAGGCACTTGAGCTAGTAGAACACTTGGGGAACATTAATGACTTTTCTGGGAAAGCGAAGTTAGTTTTGGTACTACCTGTTGCGTTTTTGGATGCTTGTTTTATTCTATGGATTTTCTCATCACTGTCAAAAACTTTGGAGAAACTTCAG ATGAGGAGAAACTTGGCAAAATTGGAGTTATACCGCAAGTTCACTAATGCGCTTGCTGTGTCTGTGTTGCTTTCTATTGCTTGGATCGGTTTTGAG GAAGATGGCAATTGGCAAGCTCTTTTTGTGGGAATGACTTTCCTGCAAGATGCCTTCCAAATGAAGGAAAAAATAAAGGTCTATATCATGGGAGTGAAAAAAGACTTCTTGTTTGCTAATTGTGGTACTTGA
- the LOC107896829 gene encoding membrane protein PTM1 isoform X3 produces the protein MLQDMKQRQFRWGRIKIPMFVVCFGLFLCFSNVNASIHEYRMEAFSPKSDAFFFHGGSEGLYASKLHEPTTDASSETKPSFKGKSIISFDPVTFVRPKETAKSHHQMQQNTGLVEAIILEVKDRARIGGSSLKSDAICCDKQLADQGSCNQGEVIIQHNPNNLGWPKRIKTFFQGDNEEAKMDVETVEINSTGMYYLYFMFCDPQLKGTLIKGRTVWKNPNGYLPGKMAPLMTFYGLMSLAYLVLGLAWFLRFVQFWKDIIHLHYHITLVIALGMCEMAVWYFEYSNFNSTGTRPMGITLWAVTFGSVKKTLSRLLLLVVSMGFGVVRPTLGGLTSKVVLLGLIYFIATEALELVEHLGNINDFSGKAKLVLVLPVAFLDACFILWIFSSLSKTLEKLQMRRNLAKLELYRKFTNALAVSVLLSIAWIGFEMAIGKLFLWE, from the exons ATGCTGCAAGATATGAAGCAGAGACAGTTTCGATGGGGAAGGATTAAGATTCCcatgtttgttgtttgttttGGTTTGTTTCTTTGCTTCTCAAATGTTAATGCTTCCATTCATGAGTATAGAATGGAAGCTTTTAGCCCAAAATCTGATGCTTTCTTTTTCCATGGAGGCAGTGAAGGTCTCTATGCTTCTAAGCTCCATGAACCCACCACTGATGCTTCTTCTGAAACCAAACCATCTTTCAAGGGGAAGTCCATCATCAg TTTTGATCCGGTCACCTTTGTGAGACCGAAAGAGACTGCAAAAAGCCATCATCAAATGCAGCAGAACACGGGATTAGTGGAAGCAATCATACTTGAAGTTAAAGATAGAGCAAGGATTGGAGGGTCTTCTTTAAAATCCGATGCCATTTGCTGCGACAAACAACTTGCGGACCAGGGGTCCTGCAACCAAGGTGAGGTTATCATCCAACATAACCCGAACAACCTTGGGTGGCCTAAACGGATTAAGACCTTTTTCCAAGGAGACAATGAAGAAGCTAAAATGGATGTTGAAACAGTTGAGATAAACAGCACCGGGATGTACTACCTTTATTTTATGTTCTGCGATCCCCAACTCAAGGGTACTCTTATTAAAGGAAGGACCGTCTGGAAGAACCCCAATGGTTATTTACCTGGGAAGATGGCTCCGTTGATGACATTTTATGGTCTCATGTCTTTGGCTTACCTTGTGCTTGGTCTTGCCTGGTTTCTAAGGTTCGTTCAGTTCTGGAAGGATATCATCCATTTACACTACCATATCACCCTTGTTATTGCACTTGGAATGTGTGAGATGGCTGTCTGGTACTTTGAATATTCTAATTTCAATTCAACTGGGACCAGACCAATGGGTATTACGTTGTGGGCAGTCACATTTGGCTCTGTTAAGAAAACTTTATCTCGCCTTCTTCTTTTGGTGGTTTCCATGGGCTTTGGTGTAGTGAGGCCAACACTTGGTGGCTTAACATCCAAAGTAGTTCTGCTTGGTCTGATATATTTTATTGCGACAGAGGCACTTGAGCTAGTAGAACACTTGGGGAACATTAATGACTTTTCTGGGAAAGCGAAGTTAGTTTTGGTACTACCTGTTGCGTTTTTGGATGCTTGTTTTATTCTATGGATTTTCTCATCACTGTCAAAAACTTTGGAGAAACTTCAG ATGAGGAGAAACTTGGCAAAATTGGAGTTATACCGCAAGTTCACTAATGCGCTTGCTGTGTCTGTGTTGCTTTCTATTGCTTGGATCGGTTTTGAG ATGGCAATTGGCAAGCTCTTTTTGTGGGAATGA